A region of bacterium DNA encodes the following proteins:
- a CDS encoding type II secretion system GspH family protein — protein MKIKKLFYKGRHTLKNELRQKNFHSSKGFTLIELLVVIAIIAILASMLLPALSRAREQAKRAACINNLKQLGLALLIYAQDWGGYFPYHDFDDATVWSGHANFGTGFISSKPNVSLALLTGQIDPSTPEFESAQYITDYKLFICPGSATDKPHSTPGALYRATPANINSLISNSISSCSYTYALGLNVQTHPDTAIMTDDPKGMYPYSWRLYKESGNHGVEGLNVLYVDGRVKWVATPRDSRYWVAGSGTAFSWSNVGEFPNAKDCITNAPPHPDVAYQHRPRLLSNIYWN, from the coding sequence ATGAAAATAAAAAAACTTTTCTATAAAGGTAGGCATACCTTAAAAAATGAGCTACGCCAAAAAAATTTTCACTCAAGTAAAGGGTTCACTCTAATAGAACTACTGGTGGTAATAGCAATCATAGCGATTCTTGCTTCGATGCTTCTCCCTGCTTTATCAAGGGCAAGAGAACAAGCAAAAAGAGCTGCCTGCATAAACAACTTGAAACAGTTAGGTCTTGCTTTATTGATATATGCTCAGGATTGGGGCGGCTATTTCCCTTACCACGACTTTGACGATGCAACAGTATGGAGCGGGCATGCAAATTTTGGTACCGGATTTATTTCCTCTAAACCGAATGTTTCTCTTGCACTACTCACAGGGCAGATAGACCCTTCAACGCCTGAATTTGAATCAGCCCAGTATATAACCGACTACAAACTTTTTATATGTCCAGGTTCAGCAACTGACAAGCCACACAGTACCCCTGGAGCTCTTTACAGAGCCACACCTGCTAATATTAACTCGCTTATTTCAAATTCTATTTCAAGTTGTTCATACACTTATGCTCTCGGTTTAAATGTTCAGACACACCCAGATACCGCTATTATGACCGACGACCCAAAAGGAATGTATCCATACTCGTGGCGATTATATAAAGAAAGTGGAAACCACGGTGTGGAAGGACTAAATGTTTTGTATGTTGACGGTAGAGTAAAGTGGGTAGCAACACCAAGAGATTCAAGATATTGGGTTGCAGGTTCAGGAACTGCCTTTAGTTGGTCTAACGTTGGTGAATTCCCTAATGCAAAGGATTGCATTACAAATGCCCCTCCGCATCCAGACGTAGCATACCAACACAGACCAAGGTTGCTATCTAACATATACTGGAACTGA